Proteins encoded within one genomic window of Candidatus Nanopelagicales bacterium:
- a CDS encoding GtrA family protein yields MPHIPAESQGPAVVQPQPRGRVATLVELGRLKLASLWREAAKFGAIGLIALVIDVGLFNLLMFAGGAGPMAGKPLTAKVISVIAATTFAYFGNRFWTFRHRARTSYTREYVLFFVLNFVGMGIALGCLWFSHYALGLTSAIADNISANVIGLALGTLFRFWSYRKWVFPEAEITNKELIQLSEV; encoded by the coding sequence ATGCCCCACATCCCTGCCGAGTCACAGGGCCCTGCCGTCGTCCAACCGCAGCCCCGCGGTCGCGTTGCGACCCTCGTCGAGTTGGGCCGCCTCAAGCTAGCCAGTCTCTGGCGTGAGGCCGCCAAGTTTGGCGCTATCGGACTGATCGCCCTAGTCATCGACGTCGGCTTGTTCAACTTGCTGATGTTCGCTGGCGGCGCGGGACCGATGGCTGGCAAGCCGTTGACAGCGAAAGTCATCTCCGTCATTGCGGCGACAACTTTCGCGTACTTCGGTAACCGGTTCTGGACCTTCCGCCACCGGGCGCGAACGTCCTACACCCGCGAATACGTGCTGTTCTTCGTGCTCAACTTCGTCGGGATGGGCATCGCGCTCGGCTGCCTGTGGTTCAGCCACTACGCGCTTGGTCTGACCAGCGCAATCGCGGACAACATCAGCGCGAACGTCATCGGCCTGGCACTTGGCACACTGTTCCGCTTCTGGTCCTACCGCAAATGGGTATTCCCGGAAGCCGAGATCACCAACAAGGAACTCATCCAGCTGTCTGAGGTGTAG
- a CDS encoding acyl-CoA dehydrogenase family protein → MGGPNVDLRLSEEHEALRKTVEAFARDEVAPVIGDYYSRGEFPLPIVESMASLGLFGLPFPEEFGGMGGDYVALCVVLEELARVDSSVAITLEAAISLGAMPIYRFGTDEQKRQWLPRLTSGQLLGAFGLTEAEAGSDAGGTRTKAELIDGEWVINGSKSFITNSGTAITGLVTVTAVTGVNPDGSKEISSIIVPSGTPGFTVSKEYDKVGWNASDTHELSFVDVRVPAANLLGERGRGYAQFLRILDEGRIAIAALATGLAQGCVDESVKYANERHAFGRPIGANQAVSFMIADMELRAYTSRLAWRDAASRMQRGEPFKRQAAIAKLHSSNAAMDNSRAATQVHGGYGFTIEFPVGRFYRDAKILEIGEGTSEVQRMLISRDLGLPQG, encoded by the coding sequence ATAGGAGGACCGAACGTGGATCTGCGGCTGTCCGAGGAGCACGAAGCCCTGCGAAAGACCGTCGAGGCGTTTGCCCGCGACGAGGTTGCGCCGGTGATCGGCGACTACTACTCCCGTGGTGAATTCCCCCTCCCGATCGTTGAGTCCATGGCTTCGCTGGGGCTGTTTGGTCTGCCATTCCCCGAGGAATTCGGCGGCATGGGGGGCGATTACGTTGCGCTCTGCGTCGTGCTTGAGGAACTCGCCCGCGTTGACTCGTCGGTGGCGATCACGCTCGAGGCCGCCATTTCGTTGGGTGCCATGCCCATCTACCGTTTCGGAACGGATGAACAGAAGCGGCAGTGGCTTCCCAGACTCACCTCCGGACAGCTGCTCGGCGCCTTCGGCCTGACAGAGGCAGAGGCCGGCAGCGACGCTGGCGGAACGCGAACCAAGGCCGAACTGATCGATGGCGAATGGGTGATCAACGGCTCCAAATCGTTCATCACCAACTCGGGCACGGCGATCACGGGGCTCGTGACGGTAACAGCAGTCACGGGCGTGAACCCCGATGGTTCGAAGGAGATCTCGTCGATCATCGTTCCTTCCGGAACGCCTGGATTCACCGTGTCCAAGGAGTACGACAAGGTCGGTTGGAACGCGTCGGACACCCACGAGTTGTCCTTTGTCGATGTGCGCGTGCCGGCCGCCAATCTGCTCGGGGAGCGTGGTCGCGGATACGCCCAGTTCCTGCGGATTCTGGACGAGGGACGGATCGCGATCGCAGCACTGGCGACCGGGCTGGCGCAGGGCTGCGTCGACGAGTCGGTCAAATACGCCAACGAGCGCCACGCATTCGGTCGCCCGATCGGAGCAAACCAAGCGGTCTCTTTCATGATCGCGGATATGGAACTGCGGGCTTACACGTCCCGGTTGGCCTGGCGCGATGCGGCATCGCGGATGCAACGCGGCGAACCATTCAAGCGGCAGGCCGCGATCGCCAAACTCCACTCTTCCAACGCGGCGATGGACAATTCGCGAGCTGCCACCCAGGTCCACGGTGGCTACGGATTCACCATCGAGTTCCCGGTCGGTCGCTTCTATCGGGACGCGAAGATTCTTGAAATCGGTGAAGGGACTTCGGAGGTTCAACGGATGTTGATTTCCCGCGACCTCGGTTTGCCGCAAGGATAG
- a CDS encoding aldose 1-epimerase: protein MSTTYAVERAPLPDHPDLEAVTLSSSKGLSVVFVPGAGMVGVSMVLDGVELLGMREGLAGYLESGKTFGIPLLAPWANRLEVATFDGVELVTDGIAGVRKDANGLPIHGLLAACPDWKVVHCEAVDSGKDKGAWLVAELTFDSKRPAFPAFPFPHRLGVSVRVRGRKVIIATTVEATGDRDVPVAFGWHPYFCPPNSDRSDWSVARPFVHHALLDDRSVPNGEVEHGAVEIDTLGDPAVGGRTYDDLYCDVPQGTTAWVEGGRHRISVTYDSGYPYAVLFAPADQHLVAIEPMTAPTDPLAGYFPIRRVTPGNSFTAAFTIAVKGFGAAT, encoded by the coding sequence ATGTCCACCACCTACGCCGTCGAACGCGCGCCGCTGCCCGACCACCCAGACCTGGAAGCGGTCACGCTGTCCTCCTCGAAGGGGCTATCCGTCGTATTTGTGCCCGGTGCGGGCATGGTCGGAGTCTCGATGGTCCTCGATGGCGTCGAGTTGCTCGGCATGCGCGAGGGTCTGGCCGGCTACCTCGAGTCGGGCAAGACGTTCGGAATTCCCCTGCTCGCGCCCTGGGCTAACCGGCTCGAAGTCGCCACCTTCGACGGAGTTGAGTTGGTCACCGACGGGATCGCCGGCGTGCGCAAAGATGCCAACGGCCTGCCGATTCATGGGCTGCTCGCGGCCTGTCCTGATTGGAAAGTCGTTCACTGCGAGGCGGTGGATTCCGGCAAGGACAAGGGTGCATGGCTCGTTGCCGAACTGACTTTCGATTCCAAACGACCTGCGTTCCCCGCCTTCCCGTTCCCCCATCGCCTGGGTGTGAGCGTGCGGGTACGAGGCCGCAAAGTCATCATCGCCACGACCGTTGAGGCGACCGGTGACCGGGATGTGCCGGTGGCATTCGGTTGGCATCCGTACTTCTGTCCACCGAACAGCGATCGATCGGATTGGTCAGTGGCCCGGCCGTTCGTGCACCACGCGCTGCTCGATGACCGCAGCGTTCCGAATGGCGAGGTGGAGCACGGTGCAGTGGAGATCGACACCCTTGGCGATCCGGCTGTCGGTGGCCGTACGTACGACGACCTCTATTGCGACGTGCCACAGGGGACGACCGCGTGGGTCGAGGGCGGCAGGCACCGCATCTCGGTGACCTACGACTCGGGCTATCCATATGCTGTGCTCTTTGCCCCCGCCGACCAACACCTGGTGGCGATCGAGCCGATGACAGCGCCGACCGATCCGCTGGCCGGGTACTTTCCCATTCGACGGGTGACCCCCGGCAACAGCTTCACCGCTGCGTTCACCATCGCGGTCAAGGGGTTTGGGGCGGCAACCTAG
- a CDS encoding 5-(carboxyamino)imidazole ribonucleotide synthase has translation MPSPVDDFPTAGMIGGGQLARMTQQAAIALGVELRVLARDAAESAARVVSEPFLGDHDDATALREFAAGVDVITFDHEHVPPALLQELIELGTPVRPSPEALIHAQDKITMRRELAAAGLPCPEWDFIPHGASDEQAIAVLAGFGDQVGWPIVMKTSRGGYDGRGVWVVDDLTQARDVLRDAQLAPNASWLLEEKVDFVRELAAQVARSPHGQAVAYPVVQTVQTDGMCTEVIAPAPNLAHDRAIEAQRIALEVAHVVGVTGMLAVELFDTGDRLLINELAMRPHNSGHWTIDGAITSQFENHLRAVLDLPLGSPAARDRYTVMVNVLGTGRGSMYAAYKHVLARDPRVKVHMYGKEPRAGRKLGHVCVGGDDLEQLLIRAHHAADYLAGVIDE, from the coding sequence ATGCCCTCCCCAGTTGACGACTTTCCCACCGCAGGAATGATCGGCGGCGGCCAGCTTGCACGCATGACCCAGCAGGCGGCGATCGCCCTTGGCGTTGAACTTCGCGTTCTGGCCCGCGATGCGGCCGAATCTGCCGCCAGAGTCGTATCGGAACCCTTCCTCGGCGACCACGATGACGCGACGGCACTGCGGGAGTTTGCCGCTGGCGTGGATGTCATCACTTTCGACCACGAGCACGTACCACCTGCGCTGTTGCAGGAACTGATCGAACTCGGAACACCTGTTCGGCCATCGCCAGAAGCCCTCATCCACGCCCAGGACAAGATCACCATGCGCCGCGAGTTGGCGGCAGCGGGTCTGCCGTGCCCGGAATGGGATTTCATCCCGCACGGCGCGAGCGACGAGCAAGCCATCGCCGTGCTCGCTGGCTTCGGTGATCAAGTCGGATGGCCGATCGTCATGAAGACCTCCCGTGGCGGCTATGACGGTCGTGGGGTGTGGGTCGTCGACGATTTGACCCAGGCACGCGACGTCTTGCGAGACGCCCAACTCGCACCGAATGCTTCGTGGCTGTTGGAGGAGAAGGTCGACTTTGTGCGCGAGTTGGCTGCGCAGGTTGCTCGGTCTCCGCATGGTCAAGCCGTGGCGTACCCGGTCGTGCAGACAGTGCAGACAGACGGTATGTGCACCGAAGTGATCGCACCGGCCCCGAACCTCGCGCACGACCGGGCCATCGAGGCTCAACGGATCGCTCTTGAGGTCGCCCACGTCGTCGGCGTCACCGGAATGCTGGCGGTGGAGCTCTTCGACACCGGTGACCGCCTGCTCATCAACGAACTTGCCATGCGCCCACACAACTCGGGCCACTGGACAATCGACGGAGCGATTACTTCGCAGTTCGAAAACCACCTGCGGGCCGTACTGGATCTACCGCTGGGCTCACCTGCCGCTCGTGACCGATACACCGTGATGGTCAACGTCCTGGGTACCGGCCGCGGGAGCATGTATGCCGCGTACAAGCACGTACTTGCCAGAGACCCACGTGTGAAGGTCCACATGTATGGCAAAGAACCCCGAGCTGGGCGGAAACTGGGGCATGTGTGCGTGGGTGGCGACGATCTCGAGCAGTTGTTGATCCGCGCCCACCACGCGGCGGACTACCTAGCGGGAGTGATCGATGAGTGA
- the purE gene encoding 5-(carboxyamino)imidazole ribonucleotide mutase, whose protein sequence is MSESQHLNPVVGVVMGSDSDWPTMEAATIALAEFGVPFEADVVSAHRMPTAMLEYGATAAERGLQVIIAGAGGAAHLPGMLASVTPLPVIGVPVPLRYLDGMDSLLSIVQMPAGVPVAAVAVGNARNAGLLAVRILAAADLELREAMTAFQARLNEEATAKGAKLRAKR, encoded by the coding sequence ATGAGTGAATCGCAGCACCTGAATCCTGTCGTCGGGGTCGTCATGGGATCTGATTCTGACTGGCCGACGATGGAGGCGGCCACCATCGCGCTCGCGGAGTTCGGGGTCCCGTTTGAGGCTGATGTGGTTTCCGCGCACCGAATGCCTACCGCGATGCTCGAATACGGCGCCACCGCAGCAGAGCGAGGGCTGCAGGTCATCATCGCCGGGGCCGGCGGCGCAGCACATTTGCCGGGCATGCTCGCCAGCGTGACGCCGTTGCCGGTGATCGGTGTTCCCGTCCCGTTGCGGTATCTCGACGGGATGGACTCACTGCTGTCAATCGTGCAGATGCCCGCCGGAGTGCCGGTTGCTGCCGTCGCCGTGGGCAACGCGCGCAACGCGGGCTTGCTCGCTGTCCGGATTCTGGCCGCGGCGGACCTGGAGTTGCGCGAAGCAATGACGGCATTTCAGGCCCGCCTCAACGAAGAAGCAACCGCCAAGGGCGCCAAGCTGCGCGCCAAGCGCTAG
- a CDS encoding LCP family protein codes for MATATHRRSGRKRGPAKTVAIVASAVVLAASGIGYAAASEVTGQVKHVTVFDGMSGRVPNDGGQNILLVGSDDRTGLSKAERKKLHAGQSDYGRHTDSMMIVHIADDGSVGVVSIPRDSYVEIPAYTDADGNTTAASKQKINAAYSIGGPQLAAKTVEQATGVHIDHYAEINFAGFVSMVDGLGGVPVCTKTAINDEKSGLNIPAGKSTLDGPQALAYVRARYFDPSADLGRMKRQQTFLASVFKQATSPAVLLNPVRLMAFFNAAAGSVTTDEGFNKSAMWGIAARMGSVSPSSISFQTVPIGSEVNEPGVGSVVTWDDAAASALFDKLKTGDALTGPAKAKSETVDVAPSMISVRTYNGSDVSGLGTKAGTDLRDAGFNVVGQAANAQTRTGSDTVIQYDPRYDVSLKTLQAALPNAKTQAVTGLGRTFKVIVGDSYNGVTAVTVAGASSDSSDKPKTAADDICG; via the coding sequence ATGGCCACGGCCACGCATCGACGGTCCGGACGCAAACGCGGCCCGGCAAAGACGGTCGCGATCGTTGCCTCGGCCGTTGTGTTGGCGGCCAGCGGCATCGGCTACGCCGCGGCGAGCGAGGTTACCGGCCAGGTCAAGCACGTCACCGTGTTCGACGGCATGAGCGGGCGCGTTCCCAACGACGGCGGCCAGAACATCCTGCTGGTGGGCTCGGACGATCGCACCGGCCTTTCGAAGGCCGAACGCAAGAAGCTGCACGCTGGCCAGTCCGACTACGGGCGCCATACCGACTCAATGATGATCGTGCACATCGCCGACGACGGGTCGGTGGGCGTCGTCAGCATTCCGCGCGACTCCTACGTCGAGATCCCCGCCTACACGGACGCCGATGGCAACACCACCGCCGCGAGCAAGCAGAAGATCAACGCTGCCTACAGCATCGGCGGACCGCAACTCGCGGCCAAGACCGTTGAGCAGGCGACTGGCGTGCACATCGATCACTACGCGGAAATCAACTTCGCTGGCTTCGTTTCAATGGTCGATGGCCTCGGTGGGGTACCGGTTTGTACCAAGACAGCGATCAACGACGAGAAGTCCGGGCTCAACATCCCGGCCGGCAAATCAACTTTGGACGGCCCGCAGGCGCTTGCCTACGTGCGCGCCCGCTACTTCGACCCGAGCGCCGACCTCGGTCGCATGAAACGCCAGCAGACGTTCCTGGCATCGGTCTTCAAACAGGCCACCAGCCCCGCGGTCCTGCTGAACCCGGTTCGCTTGATGGCATTCTTCAACGCCGCTGCTGGCAGCGTGACCACGGACGAGGGATTCAACAAGTCCGCAATGTGGGGAATCGCGGCACGGATGGGCTCGGTGAGTCCGTCGTCAATTAGCTTCCAGACGGTGCCGATCGGCAGCGAGGTGAACGAGCCCGGAGTCGGCTCGGTCGTTACCTGGGACGATGCTGCGGCCAGTGCACTGTTCGACAAGCTCAAGACCGGCGACGCTCTCACCGGACCTGCCAAGGCCAAGTCCGAAACGGTCGACGTCGCACCGAGCATGATTTCGGTTCGAACCTACAACGGTTCCGACGTGTCCGGACTTGGCACCAAAGCAGGCACCGACCTTCGTGATGCCGGATTCAATGTCGTCGGGCAAGCAGCGAACGCCCAGACACGGACAGGCTCGGACACCGTCATCCAGTACGACCCTCGCTACGACGTGTCGCTCAAGACCCTGCAGGCTGCCTTGCCGAACGCCAAGACCCAGGCTGTCACCGGACTCGGTCGCACGTTCAAGGTGATCGTCGGCGACAGCTACAACGGTGTGACGGCCGTGACCGTTGCCGGTGCCAGCTCGGACAGTTCAGATAAGCCGAAGACGGCCGCTGACGACATCTGTGGCTAG